GCTGCCCCAACCAGAAATGTCTTTCTTGGTTGTATAGCCCCAGAGCGACAGGCCAGCGAAAGCAATTGCCGTGACCAGGAAGGTCTGCACAATCGAGAATGATGTGTAGATCATGAAGATCGAGCTAAGCGATACACCGATCAGGGCTGCGAAGGTCCAGAAGAAGAGCTGTGCGCCCGAGGCGGAGAGCCGGTTGGTGACGGCACCAAAGGCAAAGATCATGCCCAGCGGTGCCAGCATGACAACCCAACGCAGCGGCGAGGTGTAAAGTAGTGCGCCGAGATCAGACAGATACTGCCCGTTGCGCAGCATTACACCGCTGGCCGGGTCTGTGGTCACGGCCAACCCGGCAATTGCCCACGCGGCGAGCGCAGTGATCAGCATGCCTACGGACATGGTGCCGTAGACCTTGTTCATGTGGGCGCGAAGCCCGGCATCAATCGCGGAAGCGCGTGTGCCTGCGCCTGTCCGGATTGTGTTGAGTTCTGCCATCGAATCCTCCGAGTTTTAAATACTAGTGCCCCCGCCGCGCGATTGCGGTGGGGGTTCTAGGAAAATATCGGGTATGAGTGCATCTTTTTCAAGGACTACCGGTGGGAATCTCACGAAATCGGGCCGATTGTCTGAATTGGGTTATCTTCGCCATGTGGCCGGCACGTCCCAGAACGGGCGGCTGGCCTCGGAATCGGCTTCAAAGCGGCTCAACCCGAGATCTTCAAGTGCCGATGCGTCGAGACGGGCGAGTTGCGCCCGCTGGCGGCGGACCGCGATCCAGCTGGAGAGCCGGGCCGAAATCAGAATGGGGCGATTGAGCCGCAAGGCATCGTGGGAAATGGCGTGT
This window of the Rhodobacteraceae bacterium LMO-JJ12 genome carries:
- a CDS encoding Bax inhibitor-1/YccA family protein; amino-acid sequence: MAELNTIRTGAGTRASAIDAGLRAHMNKVYGTMSVGMLITALAAWAIAGLAVTTDPASGVMLRNGQYLSDLGALLYTSPLRWVVMLAPLGMIFAFGAVTNRLSASGAQLFFWTFAALIGVSLSSIFMIYTSFSIVQTFLVTAIAFAGLSLWGYTTKKDISGWGSFLIMGVIGLLVAMIINWFLQSPAMMYAISMIGVLIFAGLTAYDTQQIKSTYIAHAHHGDQEWLDKSAIHGALNLYLDFLNMFQFLLMFMGSQE
- a CDS encoding DUF1127 domain-containing protein — encoded protein: MSRTHAISHDALRLNRPILISARLSSWIAVRRQRAQLARLDASALEDLGLSRFEADSEASRPFWDVPATWRR